From the Thermosynechococcus sp. genome, the window GAGCTAGAGGATCAAGAACGGGAAACCCAAGAGCGATTACTGCGGTTGCAACAGGAGGTCAATGCCTGTGAACAAGAAATTTTAGGCCTTGTTTCCGAGATTCGCCGCTGGCGCGATCGCACCCAAACGGCGCTGGCCGCTCAGCGTCCTGATCTTGCGGAATTGGCACAGCAACGGGAGGGCGAATTACGCCGCCGCGGAGAGCAATTGTGGACCCAGCGCCTCAATGCCCTCAATCAAATTCCCGTTACCCAGCAGCTCCTGCAAAAGATTCGCGATCGCCGTCAGGAAGTGATGAACCGCGTTCCTGCCGCCAGTGCAGCCCCACCCCCACCCCCCCCCGCCGCGCCTCAGCAGTGACCTCAACGATCCAATTGAAGCTGAGTTTCGCCGCCTGGAATTGCAAACTGCCCTGGAGGAACTGAAACGCTCGATGGGGTTATAGGGCAACAGACGTGGGACAATCGAGAACGCGGTTTTATCCAAATGTCCCATGGCGGTTATTCAGATTACCTCCGACAACACGTGGCAGATTCAAGCCGATGGCCATCCCCTGCGGGGCACCCTCCAAGTCCCGGGGGATAAGTCCATTTCCCACCGTGCCCTGATGCTGGGGGCCATCGCAGAGGGCACTACCCATATCGCAGGATTGCTCGTGGGTGAAGATACCTGTAGTACCGCCTCCTGTTTCCGTGCCCTGGGGGCGGAGATTTCGCCTCTCAATGCCACAGCAGTAACCGTACAAGGCTTGGGAATTGGCCGCCTTCAAGAGCCTGGGGATGTGCTGAATGC encodes:
- a CDS encoding TIGR04376 family protein, with amino-acid sequence MSFFRDLNAFLEQKLEDFIRANPQLELNLLLLELEDQERETQERLLRLQQEVNACEQEILGLVSEIRRWRDRTQTALAAQRPDLAELAQQREGELRRRGEQLWTQRLNALNQIPVTQQLLQKIRDRRQEVMNRVPAASAAPPPPPPAAPQQ